The sequence ATGGTCTTTGGGAAACTAGTTCTCAAACTGATATTTCGTCATGTTTTTGCCCACTTTTTCACAGACGATAGACTGCACGTCGTTGTGGGGCGCGTGGAATCCATGGTCAGGGTGTTCTCGCACATGTGGAGCTGGTGTACGTCACAGGACTCGTCAATGTTACCACCGAGATTTGCATCTCATCCGGCCAGTTCACCATGACAGATGCACAGGTCACAAAGATGTCTATCAAGTTTGCTCTCTGAAGGTATAATCTACTGAAATACGGCCGTTGCATAGTTAGAATTTATCAGTAGATATTCGGTAAAGGTCTCTCTGTTTACACCTGATATTCATACATTTTCAGCCGTGTATGGCTAAGTTCCAGGATGATCGCGAATATCAATGTTACAATAAAACAAATCACCGCTTCCAACTCGGGCACAAAAATACTCGTTGGACTTCGTATGTTGCAGGTGAATTCTactgaaatcaattttcacgTACTCACATCTCCTTATAAACAAATGACTGAGATCATCAAGTTTGATCTCAATATTAAcggattttcaaaatgttactATATTTCCAGAATTTCGACCGTGTGACTTGTTCTGTAGTCCACAGGGTTATAATTCATTCTGGAGTTTCGGTAATGCATCCGACGGTACTGTGTGTTGGCCAAGAAAATCTGGAGTATGCATTAACGCCATGTGCGTGGTAAGGAAACATCCCTCGTCCCACTGCGAAAGCCAAACTCTGTGGCGATTTAGCGATTTGCCTAGCTGCTGGCGGATAGAATCTTCCAAGCTTTTTACGTACCAAACACCACGTTCTCCTATGCGAGTTCTTTATAACCTGTTATAATGTGTTCGTTATCTTCAACGCAAACCTATTCGCTTCTACACTGAGGTAATCGATGTAAAACGTGATAATACGTTTGGGGTATAATGTAAAGATACACGAATTTAACGTTCGTCTTTATTCTACGTATATGTATTCTGCAACGTCCGATGGCAATAATTTCAGGCAGTCGGCTGTGATGGTACGACGTCGTCTACGAAACAATTGGATAAATGCCTGGTCTGCGGAGGAAGAAACGAATCGTGTACATACTACAGCAATCAGTTCCGACAAGTTACCAGACCAGGTACGTGTATAGGGAGAGAGATTATGTATTACCAGTTCCTACATCAAAGACATGTGACAAACCGACagcaatgaaaaaagaaacatttggTTTATTCAATACTTCGTGATAATAAAGTTTTCGTTAGACCTACGATTCTAAAAGAAAAACTAGACTAAACTGGTACTGAGATCTGAAACATCACCACTTCGACGATGCAAGCGATCTCGGAGATGAAGTGATGCTTAGTTCCGTTATGTAAAGGCAAATACGTTTTGAGATAATTTTCACATAAAGGTCCGTTCCatatgaaaatacatttctaGGTTATCCACTTGGTTTGCATAAACTATGCCTAACTCGCTTTTTTATTGCAGTGAAATGTTGCAAAATCATTGGAAAATACACTATAATATAATCTGTTTATTCAGATCTGATAGGTTATACGAAGGTGACAGCAATCCCAGCGGGGTCGACCAATGTTTTGATAGAAGATATTAACATCAACGTAATTGGTGAGTTCCAACATGAACAACAATCTTCAACCAGTATACAAACTTAAGTCAGGACcagcaaattcaaaattcttatTTGATTTTACATATTATTTTGTCATTGGTGTAATAATCTTATTCAGCGTTGGAAGATTCCGGGGCATTTCTCGTATTGAACGCGTACAGACTGAATAATTTCGACACTTCTCCGCATCTTTCGAAGGCTGGTTTACAATACTACAGGACACCGGAAAATAGAGGCCACATATTTCTTATCGGACCTACCGTGGAAGAACTCGAAGTCATGGTAAGGTAAATGGGCTATACGCATGCATCTTAATCGTGTTGAGCAACCCAATATAGCATATGGAACTAACTCGATTTTTTTATCTTGACTGTTCTGTTAGCGGTATAAGAAAGTGATGTACTTGTCTATATGAATCATATCACACAAGATATATTTAGTGTCTTTTTAGTAGTGATATCGCATACAGTTAGCGATCTAATCAATACGCATCACATATCGTTATTTGCCCGCTTTCCTTTTCGAAGGTTTTACAACGTAATCGACCGATCGTGATCAACTACGAATATTGGTGGTCCTCCCAAGCCGCGAGCAGACGTGGCCATCCGATGATGAACAAGACGCCGGCTCCAGGAGAAGTAAAACCCACGTCGACGGTGACGGTCATAAACAATTCGGATAAATCCgaaaaaagaaaacgtaagaagcCTCGTGATAATACGACGAACAGACGTCAAAAGGATGGAGGATTTGTAAAAAACAGTAACAACGACGATAGAAAACAGGGAAAGTCAGACCGACGAAACTGTCCACCTAAGTCAggttaatatttcatttcattgtgaaTGAAATCTCCCGAAAACTGGATTTACCTTTTCAACTTTATAATTTGTAGGTCGTCGTAACTCGCGCAGGAATGGTAATAGAACACACGCTAAACATCAGTATTGTAAGAGCGATTTTGGTAGGTTCAACCTGTAATGAAAACCGTTTATTCGTCATCAAACATCAGGTCGAAATCAATATTCGCATTTTATCGAATCGAATCGATCATGGCAATCGATTGATCGTAGCCCGGTTAGCTCAGTCGGTAGAGCATCAGGCTTTTAACCTGAGGGTcctgggttcgagtcccataCCGGGCGTTTCActattttttactattttttattttatgctTCTATTGTTCTAACTAATGGAATCCGAATGCCTTGGAATTCGTTCGTTGACTTAGCCGTGTGTTTCAAAAGGCTCCTGGTTGACTACCATTTGGCATTTCTTTTGCAGTCATCAAAGTGACAGTAATGACGAGGACAACGAATGGAGCTTTGTATCGATATATAGTGATAGTAAGGCAGATATTTCGAACACGGGTACAACTGACGCGTCAAATGTTCATCTGGAGCGATGCTACATCGTGCGATGTGCCGTACATGCACGAGAGTAAAGACTACATCATCATGGGCACGTCCCGCCCAGACACCAGCAAACGACGCGGTATATTTCTATTACAAAAAAGTGATTACGCCAAGAAATGGACATCGAGACGCGAAAACCTGGCCAAAGCGTTAAAAACGAGACTTAAATGTTGATTTTTGCAAGAATCAGTTTTAAAAGAATGTAAATCACGCGAAAGCTATAATGGATtggaaattcaatttaaaacaCAGCTGCAGTCACGGGGACCTCTAGGAACCAATTCTGGGGTTACGCTAATGTTTATCTATATGAGCGTGACCTATGAATCCCGTAACCTAAGCTGTGACAAGTAAGACCTTTTGCCGGTGTCTCTCACAAAAGGCGACAATGGTTCAGAATACTGAGCTCTGCTGAAATAGATGTATCATAGAAATTCGTTTGAACATGTTTTGttagttttaaagaaattaaataaatgtttttttctacAATCCATTTATGAAGTAAATGTTTACTCTGACGTCGCAGGCCCACAGGTTAAGAAAACGACCAGAAATAGTCGTTCACCGTAGCCCCGGGTTTGCTCCCATTCACCGGAGAATTTTACGCTTTTTACAgcggcggatccaggatttcATGGAGGGGGTGCGCAAATCCAAACAGGGGGTCTGGGggaaaattttttgaaattagacGCAAAATTAGACGCGCGGAGACGCGTTCTTGGCACGGTCAGAGTACGATTTAACTCGCAATTTGAATAGTGATTTTCACAACTTTCATGAACGATGTAGGACTGTCGTATAAAAGCGCTGGTAATTGTACACGACGACATAAGCTTACGCATTTTCAGGGATTTTTCACATGCTTGCCTTCGTTTTCACGAAAAGATCAGTCCATAAAAAAATACCCTGTGCGACACCTCCCCCTCTGGATCCGCCGCTGTTTTAGTTTATAGTAGTAgtattgtattcattttcatttggttGTTATATTACTACATGattgatattatataatatacagtgaaaaaaaatgtaacaaGAAATGTGGGCTACACGGAGAGATCACAaggatttattattattatctattaatttattgaaatttgttttatttcttttgatTACATTGACctttatcattagaaataacacTCAGTCCGAATCACTTCGGTTCCCTAAACTATATAAAAACTACGCGAGTCTTTCTCCAAAGAGCGAAAAAGAAAAGAGTCCAAGCATAGAGCAAGTGGATGCACTCTACACACTGAAGCGCCGCGCGTGCGTGTGTAACGTATGTAAAGATCTAGCTATATATACATAGTGATTGTGCAACTCAACACAGCGGTCCTGTGGCCCAATGGATAAGGCATCTGACTACGAATCAGGGGATtccaggttcgagtcctggcaGGATCgactatttttcaaaatttttttatgttttcaaGATAATGCTGGAGACGTTAATGTTAAATTTGGCTCCATATCTTATCGACAATGTAAATAAGACAAACATTTTGTTTTGACGCTACTTCCAAAGTTCGCGTCGTCTGTGGCAACCGAACTGTATCTGACGATATTGGTTCATTGCGCTGGGTCTCCAAAAACTGCTGGAAGCTGAACAACCACGTGTTTCCAGCTAATATCCACAAGTAGACCGATGTCTTTACGCAACACTCTATCGCGGTTGTCCTACAAAGTTTGCAAAATGTTGACTAGAGTAAAACAAACGAGATTGGAAAATCAAATGCAAATCTTTGCAATTTGTTAGAAAACATTAACCAGAAAGAACGATGATCTGAAGTAAATGTTTTTTGTAAGTGTAATTTATATTTGCATCTATGATATACTTTGAATACTCGCTACATAATTCAAAGAAGCGTTATCTGTCTCgttattaatttcatcagtttgtTTTGGTTTCTGTTTGATATGTTTGATCCAATCTGGAATCAGTATCACAACGCAAATACAAAACAAACCGGCGCAGAAATAGAACGAGATCGCGTAGTTTCCCGTTGCGTCGTAAATCCAacctgaaaaagaaaacatgcGTAAAATAGATTTAATCGGTGGTAATGAGACCTGGAATGAGACCGAGGTTTTTACGTATGGTGAGACCTACCAGCGACTGGAGCACCGAGCAAATATCCAAATCCCCCCAAAAACATACTATACGAATATGCCATGTACAAATATTCCTTTCCGAATTGTTCCAGAATTATCAACATATGTAAACAACCATAGCCAGTGATTGAAATCCCGATACAAGCCCCGGCTGCCAGGGCTGCTGCATAACCCTTCATAAATGGTATTACACCGACTTGAATCGCGAATAACGTGTTCAGAATCATGTAGAAGGTGAAGGTATCGATCCTGGGATGTTTGGCCAGAAGTGAGACAATGATGCGCGCAAAAAGTGACGATAGACCAAGCGCTGATAAAGTAAATCTCGCCTGTTCGGGGGATATTTCCAATAAAACTCTAGTTCCAGACACGATATGCACATATACCATCGATATTCCACCACATAACAAAAATGTGTGTATAACAAATGCTACGAATAacttattttgaaaaaggtcCAACTGATGAAGATCGCGAAatcttttggttttctcgcatTTCTTCTGCCGCAATAGCGATTCTTGGTTTTCCTCGAGTTCTGGAAGCGGTTTTTTGGACCAGCGACGAAATATGAGTCCTATCGCGCATTGCTGAGCCACTATTCCGCTAAGAATCATACAGCATCCGCGCCAACCGTACAGTTTCAAACAGTAGTTTATGATAAACGGGAAAGAAAGAACGCCGATCGAACTACTGGTTGTCCTCATGCCTTGTACAAGTGCCGCCTGCTTTGGAAATCGGTATATTAGATATGGTCCTAAACTACAATAATGAATAGTGAAGCCACATCCTGAAAAATTAAGAGCAAAGGCATTAAAATGAACATTCAATCTAACAAAGGAACCATATTTCAAGTTTACCTGCTAAAAATCGTAATGCTATTGCGAGGTAGATATTGTATGTGAATGACGTCACAGCTGCGGCTGATGCGTTGATCGTTGAAGCGATGAAAAATACTTTGCGAAAACCAAATCTTTTTACCAATAGATTTGCGATCGGAGCTGAATATGAAAGGTAAATAATCAAAAGAAGAGAATGTCCACGATAGCTAACACTTACCCCTGAACTTACCCCCACAACAGCTGATTCCGATGATAGCCGTACCGAGCCAAGCTGTTACACCGCTTCCCTTGTGAAAATAGTTCACCCATTCCGCCACCAGAATTCCATCAACGTAATTACCTCCTCTGATGAACGAAGAGGCGAAACCAGCAGCCAAGACGATTACTGTTTCCAACAGGTTTGACTTCTCATTATTTACTGCTTTGTCGGCCATAACTTAATCTTATGCGTCGCATTGtggtataaatatatcgatcaaTAAAAAGACGACCTTTGAGCGATTGATCGAAATTCTATTGACTTTCTTGTCCTGGTGATAAGCTTGTATTATGTAACAAAGTCCCATGTAAAATGTTCTCCAAAACCAATGGATATTTTAAGGCCAAAGTATTATGTATAATATGTACAGCCGCTAACCTTGACACACTCATTTAATCGTATATTTGATTCTGTTTTATTACGCTGTATAGGTCGCGTCATACGAGTTATGTCAAAGATAATTTTTCAACGCTTATTGAATAGACGCAGTGATCTTGCAGTTTCCAAGAAGGAAAAACGTAGATATCGAATGGCAAATTTGTGGGTGATTCTTTGCTTTTGGAGACGTAAAAAAGGAATTTGGTATTATAATACCGGTAGTTCATTTTAGAAGAACCCGTgcaatagaaataaattcatgtACGCGGATAAGcacaaaatgtagaattttcttaaaaagtgATGTAGATATATGACAAATAAAATGATGCATTTCACTTCAAACTGACCGCAAATTTCACTAGGATATGGCTCTATCTTGGCCCTGTAGTGGTTAACAAACTGGTAGCCTCCAATGATATTCAGGAATATTTCTTAGCACGGCGTGGCCAAAAGCTACCTTCACACGACAagcatatttttttcatgcgATTCCAAAAAGTTTGGTATTCTCAcgcgaaaaaacaaaaaaacggGCTATTTTTGTGGATGTTTTTTTGTCGTTGCTCTAACCGTACAGAAGGATTTTTTAGTacggcccgaatcagccaccataaaacTAGGCTAGATGGATACATTTTAATCTTGTTAGGCGACTCAAATACACTATGCAATGGTGATCAAGTAATTTGTTTCCAGCTAATATCCACAAGTAGACCGATGCCTGTCTTTACACGGCTAACATACTCTATCGCGGCTGTCCTACACTGTTGACACTGTTGACAAAATGTTGTATAACAAATAAGATGGGTAGATCAAATGTAAATCTTTGCCTTTTGTTAGAAAAGATTAACCAGAAAGAACGCTAATGTGAGGTATCTATGATATACTTTGAATACTCGCTACATAATTCAAAGAAGCGTTATCTGTCTCgttattaatttcatcagtttgtTTTGGTTTCTGTTTGATATGTTTGATCCAATCTGGAATCAGTATCACAACGCAAATACAAAACAAACCGGCGCAGAAATAGAACGAGATCGCGTAGTTTCCCGTTGCGTCGTAAATCCAacctgaaaaagaaaacatgcGTAAAATAGATTTAATCGGTGGTAATGAGACCTGGAATGAGACCGAGGTTTTTACGTATGGTGAGACCTACCAGCGACTGGAGCACCGAGCAAATATCCAAATCCCCCCAAAAACATACTATACGAATATGCCATGTACAAATATTCCTTTCCGAATTGTTCCAGAATTATCAACATATGTAAACAACCATAGCCAGTGATTGAAATCCCGATACAAGCCCCGGCTGCCAGGGCTGCTGCATAACCCTTCATAAATGGTATTACACCGACTTGAATCGCGAATAACGTGTTCAGAATCATGTAGAAGGTGAAGGTATCGATCCTGGGATGTTTGGCCAGAAGTGAGACAATGATGCGCGCAAAAAGTGACGATAGACCAAGCGCTGATAAAGTAAATCTCGCCTGTTCGGGGGATATTTCCAATAAAACTCTAGTTCCAGACACGATATGCACATATACCATCGATATTCCACCACATAACAAAAATGTGTGTATAACAAATGCTACGAATAacttattttgaaaaaggtcCAACTGATGAAGATCGCGAAatcttttggttttctcgcatTTCTTCTGCCGCAATAGCGATTCTTGGTTTTCCTCGAGTTCTGGAAGCGGTTTTTTGGACCAGCGACGAAATATGAGTCCTATCGCGCATTGCTGAGCCACTATTCCGCTAAGAATCATACAGCATCCGCGCCAACCGTACAGTTTCAAACAGTAGTTTATGATAAACGGGAAAGAAAGAACGCCGATCGAACTACTGGTTGTCCTCATGCCTTGTACAAGTGCCGCCTGCTTTGGAAATCGGTATATTAGATATGGTCCTAAACTACAATAATGAATAGTGAAGCCACATCCTGAAAAATTAAGAGCAAAGGCATTAAAATGAACATTCAATCTAACAAAGGAACCATATTTCAAGTTTACCTGCTAAAAATCGTAATGCTATTGCGAGGTAGATATTGTATGTGAATGACGTCACAGCTGCGGCTGATGCGTTGATCGTTGAAGCGATGAAAAATACTTTGCGAAAACCAAATCTTTTTACCAATAGATTTGCGATCGGAGCTGAATATGAAAGGTAAATAATCAAAAGAAGAGAATGTCCACGATAGCTAACACTTACCCCTGAACTTACCCCCACAACAGCTGATTCCGATGATAGCCGTACCGAGCCAAGCTGTTACACCGCTTCCCTTGTGAAAATAGTTCACCCATTCCGCCACCAGAATTCCATCAACGTAATTACCTCCTCTGATGAACGAAGAGGCGAAACCAGCAGCCAAGACGATTACTGTTTCCAACAGGTTTGACTTCTCATTATTTACTGCTTTGTCGGCCATAACTTAATCTTATGCGTCGCATTGtggtataaatatatcgatcaaTAAAAAGACGACCTTTGAGCGATTGATCGAAATTCTATTGACTTTCTTGTCCTGGTGATAAGCTTGTATTATGTAACAAAGTCCCATGTAAAATGTTCTCCAAAACCAATGGATATTTTAAGGCCAAAGTATTATGTATAATATGTACAGCCGCTAACCTTGACACACTCATTTAATCGTATATTTGATTCTGTTTTATTACGCTGTATAGGTCGCGTCATACGAGTTATGTCAAAGATAATTTTTCAACGCTTATTGAATAGACGCAGTGATCTTGCAGTTTCCAAGAAGGAAAAACGTAGATATCGAATGGCAAATTTGTGGGTGATTCTTTGCTTTTGGAGACGTAAAAAAGGAATTTGGTATTATAATACCGGTAGTTCATTTTAGAAGAACCCGTgcaatagaaataaattcatgtACGCGGATAAGcacaaaatgtagaattttcttaaaaagtgATGTAGATATATGACAAATAAAATGATGCATTTCACTTCAAACTGACCGCAAATTTCACTAGGATATGGCTCTATCTTGGCCCTGTAGTGGTTAACAAACTGGTAGCCTCCAATGATATTCAGGAATATTTCTTAGCACGGCGTGGCCAAAAGCTACCTTCACACGACAagcatatttttttcatgcgATTCCAAAAAGTTTGGTATTCTCAcgcgaaaaaacaaaaaaacggGCTATTTTTGTGGATGTTTTTTTGTCGTTGCTCCAACCGTACAGAAGGATTTTTTAGTacggcccgaatcagccaccataaaacTAGGCTAGATGGATACATTTTAATCTTGTTAGGCGACTCAAATACACTATGCAATGGTGATCAAGTAATTTGTTTCCAGCTAATATCCACAAGTAGACCGATGCCTGTCTTTACACGGCTAACATACTCTATCGCGGCTGTCCTACACTGTTGACACTGTTGACAAAATGTTGTATAACAAATAAGATGGGTAGATCAAATGTAAATCTTTGCCTTTTGTTAGAAAAGATTAACCAGAAAGAACGCTAATGTGAGGTATCTATGATATACTTTGAATACTCGCTACATAATTCAAAGAAGCGTTATCTGTCTCgttattaatttcatcagtttgtTTTGGTTTCTGTTTGATATGTTTGATCCAATCTGGAATCAGTATCACAACGCAAATACAAAACAAACCGGCGCAGAAATAGAACGAGATCGCGTAGTTTCCCGTTGCGTCGTAAATCCAacctgaaaaagaaaacatgcgtaaaataaatttaatcgGTGGTAATGAGACCTGGAATGAGACCGAGGTTTTTACGTATGGTGAGACCTACCAGCGACTGGAGCACCGAGCAAATATCCAAATCCCCCAAAAAACATACTATACGAATATG is a genomic window of Tubulanus polymorphus chromosome 5, tnTubPoly1.2, whole genome shotgun sequence containing:
- the LOC141905852 gene encoding ADAMTS-like protein 5, with product MDRADYCGFLTLVLIIQTIDCTSLWGAWNPWSGCSRTCGAGVRHRTRQCYHRDLHLIRPVHHDRCTGHKDVYQVCSLKPCMAKFQDDREYQCYNKTNHRFQLGHKNTRWTSYVAEFRPCDLFCSPQGYNSFWSFGNASDGTVCWPRKSGVCINAMCVAVGCDGTTSSTKQLDKCLVCGGRNESCTYYSNQFRQVTRPDLIGYTKVTAIPAGSTNVLIEDININVIALEDSGAFLVLNAYRLNNFDTSPHLSKAGLQYYRTPENRGHIFLIGPTVEELEVMVLQRNRPIVINYEYWWSSQAASRRGHPMMNKTPAPGEVKPTSTVTVINNSDKSEKRKRKKPRDNTTNRRQKDGGFVKNSNNDDRKQGKSDRRNCPPKSGRRNSRRNGNRTHAKHQYCKSDFVIKVTVMTRTTNGALYRYIVIVRQIFRTRVQLTRQMFIWSDATSCDVPYMHESKDYIIMGTSRPDTSKRRGIFLLQKSDYAKKWTSRRENLAKALKTRLKC
- the LOC141905944 gene encoding monocarboxylate transporter 14-like, which codes for MADKAVNNEKSNLLETVIVLAAGFASSFIRGGNYVDGILVAEWVNYFHKGSGVTAWLGTAIIGISCCGAPIANLLVKRFGFRKVFFIASTINASAAAVTSFTYNIYLAIALRFLAGCGFTIHYCSLGPYLIYRFPKQAALVQGMRTTSSSIGVLSFPFIINYCLKLYGWRGCCMILSGIVAQQCAIGLIFRRWSKKPLPELEENQESLLRQKKCEKTKRFRDLHQLDLFQNKLFVAFVIHTFLLCGGISMVYVHIVSGTRVLLEISPEQARFTLSALGLSSLFARIIVSLLAKHPRIDTFTFYMILNTLFAIQVGVIPFMKGYAAALAAGACIGISITGYGCLHMLIILEQFGKEYLYMAYSYSMFLGGFGYLLGAPVAGWIYDATGNYAISFYFCAGLFCICVVILIPDWIKHIKQKPKQTDEINNETDNASLNYVASIQSIS